In one Vibrio sp. YMD68 genomic region, the following are encoded:
- a CDS encoding DUF3389 family protein, which translates to MVIPFSLGKIIATAHELVVKFDGQQQVVLQAQADCLTLIGKGANVLVANGSGCKWSVKLDNEQQVNELSMLMGCAVSD; encoded by the coding sequence ATGGTCATTCCATTCTCCTTAGGGAAGATTATTGCCACTGCCCATGAGCTGGTAGTCAAATTCGATGGCCAACAACAGGTTGTGTTACAGGCGCAAGCGGATTGCCTCACCTTAATAGGAAAGGGGGCTAATGTATTGGTCGCCAACGGGAGCGGCTGCAAATGGTCAGTAAAACTCGATAATGAACAACAAGTTAACGAATTAAGTATGCTGATGGGGTGCGCGGTTTCTGATTAA
- a CDS encoding site-2 protease family protein codes for MLELLSIDCLGKPLRLEGSMAGWQQLYWDNTLVSQKDASTDSSDQSVHQFTLLHGDVNLNCKLTLELVWQPFKLDYALSINEQVIEQNSRDHKDIEQQVPFTPPKADRKFSVIGLVSLLMKGLKSAKLIKVVLASASLAAYSWLFSFQFALALIACLVFHEYGHVKAMKYFGMKTKGIYLVPFLGGLALSDEKINTRWQDVVISIMGPFFGLLLSIVLVIAYWVTGNLFFAGLAVFNAFLNLFNLLPILPLDGGHILKSISFSMNSVTGIVLCAAGAIGGIVLSYSLGLTLFGFLLIMGTIEIVLEWKQRHHSHLLPLDRYGQIISSIWYVGLVFGLISIIWYFASTGDALLQLPLQILGT; via the coding sequence ATGTTGGAACTTTTATCTATTGATTGTCTTGGAAAACCGTTACGCCTAGAAGGTTCAATGGCTGGTTGGCAACAACTTTATTGGGACAACACACTCGTCTCTCAAAAAGACGCCTCTACCGATTCATCTGATCAATCTGTTCATCAATTCACGTTGTTACACGGAGACGTAAACTTAAACTGCAAGCTGACATTAGAATTGGTCTGGCAACCATTTAAGTTGGACTACGCGTTATCCATCAATGAACAAGTCATAGAGCAAAACTCTCGGGATCATAAAGACATCGAGCAGCAGGTTCCTTTTACCCCACCAAAGGCAGATCGAAAGTTTAGCGTGATAGGCTTAGTGTCTTTGCTAATGAAAGGGCTTAAAAGTGCCAAGCTAATAAAAGTAGTGCTCGCATCGGCCAGTTTGGCGGCCTATTCCTGGCTTTTCTCTTTTCAATTTGCGTTGGCACTGATCGCCTGTTTAGTGTTTCACGAATATGGCCATGTTAAAGCGATGAAGTATTTTGGAATGAAAACCAAAGGCATATATTTGGTCCCTTTCTTAGGCGGGCTCGCGCTCAGTGACGAAAAAATCAACACCCGATGGCAAGATGTCGTCATTTCGATTATGGGGCCCTTTTTTGGATTACTGCTATCGATTGTATTGGTTATCGCGTATTGGGTGACGGGTAACCTGTTTTTTGCAGGATTGGCGGTTTTCAACGCATTCCTAAACCTATTTAATCTGCTTCCGATTTTGCCCCTTGATGGAGGGCACATATTAAAGAGCATCAGTTTTTCGATGAACAGTGTCACAGGAATCGTACTGTGCGCTGCAGGGGCAATAGGCGGAATCGTTCTTAGCTACTCTCTCGGTCTCACGTTATTCGGATTCTTGCTGATTATGGGCACTATCGAAATCGTCTTAGAATGGAAACAAAGGCATCACAGCCACCTGTTGCCCTTAGACCGATACGGCCAAATTATTTCAAGCATTTGGTATGTGGGCTTGGTTTTCGGGCTGATTAGTATCATTTGGTACTTTGCTTCCACTGGGGATGCCTTGTTACAGCTACCACTGCAAATATTGGGTACGTAA
- a CDS encoding LysR family transcriptional regulator gives MLSPLTLEALHILDAIERRGSFASAAKELGRAPSSLTYQIQKLEQDLDLMIFDRSGHKAIFTQAGQLLLEQGRHILVASNDLVSKAKALANGWELDITIAFDGIIPVGNLFPLVSKLEEVSSTKVKLQEEILAGCWESLALNRADLLICPKTSMIPQDLKTEVIGSMSMVWVASYDHYIHKRVGEFNDQERQKYKIIAIADTALEHPIQSINILEKQPQLTVTTFNAKVEALLAGLGIGTLPQQVAEPLIKSHKLKAIHGTQNQDIEIVLAWRRNNMGNAKTWCIRYLKNHWSLLA, from the coding sequence GTGCTAAGTCCTCTTACTCTTGAAGCGTTACATATATTAGATGCAATAGAACGAAGAGGGAGTTTTGCCAGTGCTGCAAAAGAGTTAGGGCGAGCACCTTCATCACTCACTTATCAGATTCAAAAACTTGAGCAAGATTTGGACCTGATGATATTCGATCGATCTGGCCACAAAGCTATCTTTACCCAAGCAGGGCAGTTACTGCTAGAACAAGGAAGACATATCCTTGTGGCATCGAATGATCTCGTGAGCAAAGCGAAAGCACTCGCGAATGGGTGGGAGCTCGATATAACCATCGCGTTCGACGGCATCATCCCTGTAGGTAATTTGTTTCCGCTGGTCAGTAAGCTTGAAGAAGTCAGCAGCACCAAAGTTAAATTACAAGAAGAGATCTTAGCGGGTTGTTGGGAGTCTTTGGCTTTAAATCGAGCGGATCTTTTAATCTGCCCAAAAACATCAATGATCCCTCAGGATCTAAAAACAGAGGTGATCGGATCCATGTCAATGGTTTGGGTCGCATCTTACGATCATTATATCCATAAACGAGTGGGGGAATTTAATGATCAAGAGCGACAAAAATATAAGATCATCGCCATCGCGGATACGGCTTTGGAGCACCCAATTCAGTCTATTAACATCCTCGAGAAGCAACCTCAACTCACTGTTACAACATTCAACGCGAAAGTGGAAGCTCTGCTAGCGGGTCTTGGTATTGGCACCTTACCTCAGCAAGTCGCAGAGCCACTTATAAAGAGTCATAAGCTTAAAGCCATACACGGCACCCAGAATCAAGATATTGAAATCGTGTTAGCCTGGCGCCGTAATAACATGGGTAATGCAAAAACCTGGTGCATCCGTTATCTAAAAAACCATTGGTCTTTACTCGCTTAG
- a CDS encoding PhnA domain-containing protein — translation MSSEATMLERCQSKCELCGSDSPLTAYAVPPHSHVTVDHGIMACDKCLGEIEDPKDINHWRCLNDSMWSQEPPVQVVAWRQLTRLSSESWAQDLLEMMYLEEETSVWAQIGMSADDKPLDVNGVELKKGDDVTVIKDLPVKGTNQVIKQGTVIRGISVGDDPKLVSGKTNGGQSMYVIAEFCRKK, via the coding sequence ATGTCTTCTGAAGCAACAATGCTAGAACGCTGCCAATCTAAATGTGAACTGTGTGGAAGTGACTCTCCGCTTACCGCGTACGCGGTACCACCACATAGCCATGTTACTGTCGATCATGGCATTATGGCTTGCGATAAGTGTTTGGGTGAAATTGAAGACCCGAAAGACATTAACCACTGGCGCTGTCTAAATGACAGTATGTGGAGCCAAGAGCCACCGGTTCAAGTGGTAGCGTGGCGTCAATTGACTCGCCTCTCTTCAGAGTCTTGGGCACAGGATTTGTTAGAGATGATGTACTTAGAAGAGGAAACATCAGTTTGGGCACAAATTGGGATGTCGGCTGATGACAAACCTCTTGATGTGAATGGCGTCGAACTTAAAAAAGGTGACGACGTAACAGTAATCAAAGATTTGCCGGTCAAAGGAACGAACCAAGTGATTAAGCAAGGTACGGTTATTCGCGGAATTAGTGTTGGCGATGATCCAAAGCTTGTATCTGGTAAAACCAATGGTGGTCAATCAATGTACGTGATTGCTGAGTTCTGCCGTAAAAAGTAA
- a CDS encoding SgrR family transcriptional regulator yields MSSPRLRVQFETLFKHFKGLDSGIQLDEITEILFCTRRNARIVLNKMEEEGWIEWKPAPGRGKLSQLNFKRSRSDVNETLAKQYLDEGRISHALSVLDNDSAKLARVIDGYLGVQHQEGQQVIRLPYYRPLSMLNTNKNMRRSEQHIAQQIFSGLTRLDDADNLQPDLAHSWEALSNRVWRFYIRPRVRFHTGVALETDHIIESLLSLKSTPLFSHIEQVTSPSESIIDVTLSSDDKRLPLLLAESCAKVLLPNHLRTDNFDIMPIGTGPYRVAENNDKRLVLQAFDGYFGFRPLINRVEVWVIDEVHSSMIFPSLSNPIKPDINNHNEEVKLDPGCTYLLLNRRNGLASSNQWAEYFTHKLHTMNLFRMLPDKKLVELGVLPAHGLKPGWYHQNRSTSAVTAPEETTVTIAYHAQHPMFPTLAKTIEKILREDGLKVHMVKYDVDVPNAEEIDIWVKPMGIANNRDDALVGWLLDYSDIQKMSTDEHFKNWTHLVDAWRADDSLPFPGRALGKSLAEHMQLIPLFHCWLGVSQDQCGSLQNVKCNALGWFDFSRAWVKPSINGDMPS; encoded by the coding sequence ATGAGTAGTCCACGTTTACGCGTTCAGTTTGAAACACTATTTAAACACTTCAAAGGGCTAGACTCAGGCATTCAACTTGATGAGATCACCGAGATCCTTTTCTGTACTCGACGAAATGCGCGGATCGTTCTCAACAAGATGGAAGAAGAAGGTTGGATCGAATGGAAACCAGCGCCTGGTCGTGGAAAGCTTTCTCAGCTTAACTTCAAACGAAGTCGCAGTGATGTCAATGAAACTCTCGCTAAACAATATCTTGACGAAGGTCGAATTTCCCATGCTTTGTCGGTACTCGATAATGACAGTGCTAAATTGGCAAGGGTGATTGATGGTTACTTGGGTGTACAACATCAAGAAGGCCAGCAAGTCATACGTTTGCCGTATTATCGACCGCTTTCAATGCTTAACACGAACAAAAATATGCGACGCTCTGAGCAACACATCGCTCAACAAATATTCAGTGGGTTAACCCGGCTTGATGATGCCGACAATTTACAGCCTGATTTGGCCCACAGCTGGGAAGCATTATCGAACCGAGTATGGCGATTTTATATTCGACCAAGAGTTCGCTTTCACACTGGGGTTGCTCTAGAGACGGATCACATCATTGAAAGCCTCTTATCACTTAAATCGACGCCTCTTTTTTCGCACATCGAACAGGTCACGTCACCCAGCGAATCGATTATTGATGTGACTTTATCTTCAGATGACAAACGCTTACCACTCTTGTTGGCGGAATCCTGTGCCAAGGTTTTACTACCTAATCACCTTAGAACCGATAATTTCGATATTATGCCGATTGGTACTGGCCCTTACCGAGTGGCAGAAAATAACGATAAGCGTTTGGTCTTGCAGGCCTTTGATGGGTATTTTGGTTTTCGGCCCCTCATTAACCGAGTCGAGGTTTGGGTGATCGATGAAGTGCACTCTTCGATGATCTTTCCGAGTTTATCGAATCCGATCAAACCAGACATAAATAACCATAATGAAGAAGTTAAATTAGATCCTGGATGCACATACTTACTGCTCAACAGACGGAATGGTCTGGCTTCATCGAATCAGTGGGCTGAGTATTTTACCCACAAGCTCCATACTATGAACTTATTCAGGATGTTACCGGATAAAAAACTGGTGGAATTGGGTGTATTACCGGCTCACGGTCTGAAGCCTGGCTGGTACCACCAAAATCGTTCAACTAGCGCCGTTACCGCTCCTGAAGAAACAACAGTGACTATTGCTTATCATGCCCAGCACCCTATGTTTCCAACGTTAGCAAAAACCATCGAGAAGATTCTTCGAGAAGATGGGTTAAAAGTACACATGGTTAAATACGACGTTGACGTACCTAACGCAGAAGAGATCGATATTTGGGTGAAACCAATGGGAATAGCGAACAACCGTGATGATGCGCTCGTAGGGTGGCTTCTCGATTACAGTGATATTCAAAAAATGAGCACCGATGAGCATTTTAAAAACTGGACTCACTTGGTTGATGCATGGCGAGCTGATGACAGCTTACCCTTTCCTGGGCGGGCGTTAGGTAAATCTCTCGCTGAGCATATGCAGCTTATTCCACTGTTTCACTGCTGGCTTGGTGTAAGCCAGGATCAATGTGGTTCCCTACAAAATGTAAAGTGCAACGCTCTTGGCTGGTTTGACTTTAGCAGAGCCTGGGTCAAACCAAGCATTAACGGAGATATGCCGAGTTAA
- a CDS encoding hotdog fold thioesterase, translated as MAIWKKHIDLEKLNLTSKDTLIEHLEIKYTDVDSDSISATMPVSKITHQPLGMLHGGASVVLAETLGSIAANLCVDENHFCVGLDINANHIRAMRQGTVTGKATPLHLGVSTQVWQINITDEQARLICSSRLTIAVKTIAIKKRHTKERT; from the coding sequence ATGGCTATTTGGAAGAAACACATTGATTTAGAAAAATTGAATTTAACGTCTAAAGATACCCTGATTGAACATTTAGAGATCAAATACACGGATGTCGACTCAGACAGTATTTCCGCGACCATGCCGGTCAGTAAAATAACCCACCAGCCGCTTGGCATGCTGCACGGAGGAGCATCGGTCGTTCTTGCGGAAACGTTAGGATCAATCGCCGCCAATTTATGTGTCGATGAAAACCACTTCTGTGTCGGGCTGGATATCAATGCAAACCACATTCGAGCGATGCGTCAAGGTACGGTAACGGGCAAAGCGACGCCATTACACCTTGGTGTTTCAACTCAAGTTTGGCAGATCAATATCACCGATGAACAAGCGCGTTTAATTTGCTCGAGTCGGCTAACTATCGCAGTAAAAACGATTGCAATAAAAAAGCGCCATACAAAAGAAAGGACATAG
- the ppsA gene encoding phosphoenolpyruvate synthase, whose product MHKNTLWFNRLSMEDVDKVGGKNASLGEMVSNLSNAGVSVPNGFATTSYAFNQFLDFEGLDERIHQLLDELDVEDVDALRKTGAQIRDWVLKAPFPGDLEQAIREDYRSLIDGNEALSVAVRSSATAEDLPDASFAGQQETFLNVKGIDAVLEATKHVYASLFNDRAISYRVHQGFDHRGISLSAGIQRMVRSDKASSGVMFTLDTESGFDQVVFITSSWGLGEMVVQGAVNPDEFYVHKPLLEAGQVPIVKKTFGSKLIKMIYSDNQEIGKQVDIIDTTPEEQQQFSLNDDEIKELAKQAIIIEKHYKRPMDIEWAKDGIDGKLYIVQARPETVCSQNEQNVIERYELNNKADVLIEGRAIGQRIGSGKVRLVDSLDQMSLVQEGDVLVTDMTDPDWEPVMKRASAIVTNRGGRTCHAAIIARELGIPAIVGCGEATHALSDGETVTVSCSEGETGYVYQGELDFEIRRSAVDALPILPTKVMMNVGNPDRAFDFAQLPNEGVGLARLEFIINKMIGIHPKALLNFEQQSDELKAEITQRIRGYDNPIDFYVSKLTEGIATIAAAFWPKRVIVRMSDFKSNEYSNLVGGQRYEPHEENPMLGFRGASRYISPVFEDCFELETQALKRVRNEMGLKNVEIMIPFVRTPSEAASVIDLLAKFDLRRGDQGLKIIMMCELPSNAILADEFLKYFDGFSIGSNDMTQLTLGLDRDSGDVAHLFDERNPAVKAMLKMAIDAATKAGKYVGICGQGPSDHDDLAKWLMDQGISSVSLNPDTVIDTWVKLGNVQ is encoded by the coding sequence ATGCATAAGAACACTCTCTGGTTTAATCGCCTGTCCATGGAAGACGTCGACAAAGTCGGCGGTAAAAATGCCTCACTGGGTGAAATGGTTTCTAACCTTTCAAACGCTGGTGTGTCAGTGCCAAACGGGTTTGCTACCACCTCCTACGCGTTTAACCAATTTCTTGATTTTGAGGGTCTTGATGAGCGCATTCATCAATTACTTGACGAACTCGACGTTGAAGACGTCGACGCGCTACGAAAAACCGGGGCTCAAATACGGGATTGGGTGTTAAAGGCGCCATTCCCTGGTGACCTAGAACAAGCGATTCGTGAAGACTACCGCAGTCTTATCGATGGTAACGAAGCATTATCAGTCGCAGTACGCTCATCCGCGACGGCAGAAGATCTTCCTGACGCCTCTTTTGCTGGCCAACAAGAAACATTTTTGAATGTGAAGGGCATCGATGCAGTACTCGAAGCCACGAAACATGTTTATGCGTCTTTGTTCAACGACAGAGCGATCTCTTACCGTGTCCACCAAGGTTTTGACCATCGTGGAATTTCACTTTCCGCGGGTATTCAACGCATGGTTCGCTCTGACAAAGCCTCATCAGGGGTTATGTTTACGTTAGACACGGAATCGGGTTTTGACCAAGTCGTCTTCATTACCTCCTCTTGGGGGCTTGGTGAAATGGTCGTTCAGGGCGCAGTGAACCCCGATGAGTTCTACGTGCACAAACCGCTTTTAGAAGCAGGACAAGTGCCTATCGTAAAGAAAACCTTTGGTTCAAAGCTTATCAAAATGATTTATTCAGATAATCAAGAGATTGGTAAGCAAGTGGATATCATTGATACAACGCCTGAAGAGCAGCAGCAATTCTCACTCAACGACGATGAAATTAAAGAGCTCGCCAAGCAAGCTATCATCATCGAAAAGCATTATAAGCGCCCAATGGACATCGAATGGGCCAAAGATGGTATCGACGGAAAGCTCTATATCGTACAGGCAAGACCAGAAACCGTCTGTTCGCAAAATGAGCAAAATGTCATTGAGCGTTATGAACTCAATAATAAAGCGGACGTGTTGATCGAAGGTCGTGCAATCGGTCAGCGCATTGGTAGCGGAAAAGTAAGGCTGGTGGACTCCCTGGATCAAATGTCACTGGTTCAAGAAGGCGATGTGCTTGTTACTGATATGACAGACCCGGATTGGGAACCGGTCATGAAAAGAGCATCGGCAATTGTTACCAATAGAGGCGGGCGCACTTGCCACGCCGCAATTATCGCTCGCGAGCTCGGCATTCCTGCAATTGTAGGCTGCGGAGAAGCAACCCATGCACTGAGCGATGGGGAGACAGTGACCGTTTCATGTTCTGAAGGTGAAACCGGCTACGTGTACCAAGGCGAACTTGATTTTGAAATTCGACGTTCGGCGGTTGATGCTCTTCCTATATTACCAACAAAAGTAATGATGAATGTGGGCAACCCAGATCGCGCCTTCGATTTTGCTCAACTTCCAAATGAAGGGGTTGGCCTTGCTCGGCTCGAATTTATTATCAATAAGATGATTGGTATACACCCGAAAGCGTTATTGAATTTTGAGCAACAATCGGATGAGTTAAAAGCGGAGATCACTCAGAGAATTCGTGGTTACGACAATCCGATTGATTTCTATGTGAGTAAGCTAACCGAAGGCATCGCCACGATTGCCGCTGCATTCTGGCCTAAGCGTGTCATCGTTCGTATGTCTGATTTTAAATCCAATGAATACAGCAATTTGGTTGGCGGTCAACGGTATGAACCTCATGAAGAAAATCCAATGCTTGGGTTCCGTGGTGCGTCTCGTTACATTTCTCCCGTGTTTGAGGATTGTTTTGAATTAGAAACACAGGCGCTAAAGCGCGTACGCAATGAAATGGGGCTAAAGAATGTCGAGATAATGATCCCATTCGTTCGTACACCAAGTGAAGCGGCATCGGTTATCGACCTTTTGGCTAAGTTCGATCTGCGCCGTGGCGATCAAGGCTTAAAAATCATCATGATGTGTGAATTGCCGTCCAATGCGATTTTAGCGGATGAATTCTTAAAGTACTTCGATGGTTTCTCAATCGGTTCAAATGATATGACTCAATTGACGTTAGGACTTGATAGAGACTCTGGTGACGTTGCCCATTTGTTTGATGAACGTAACCCTGCAGTTAAAGCCATGCTTAAAATGGCCATTGACGCTGCGACCAAAGCAGGCAAGTACGTCGGTATTTGTGGACAAGGCCCTTCAGACCATGACGATCTAGCCAAATGGCTAATGGATCAAGGCATCAGCTCTGTATCGCTCAATCCTGATACGGTCATTGATACTTGGGTTAAACTTGGTAACGTTCAGTAG
- a CDS encoding tRNA (adenine(22)-N(1))-methyltransferase TrmK — MKISNRLKQIDEMVGQQYDHIWDCCCDHGLLGATLLSRQAGGHIHFVDIVPELMKQLDTKLTQFYGSSLTPWFTHCIDVANLPIEQHEGRHLVIIAGVGGDLMVDLFEAIHRNNPSASIDYLLCPVHHLYSLRKRLIELDFRLKEETLVEDNKRYYEILLVSSEKNSQSSHPMVSPVGKDIWNAQSIQQVTTANAYLAKTLSHYQRLAHHKNIEGDPADSPQRILNAYRGIKIAKT, encoded by the coding sequence GTGAAAATAAGCAATAGACTAAAACAGATAGATGAAATGGTAGGTCAACAGTACGATCATATTTGGGACTGTTGTTGTGACCATGGATTGTTAGGCGCGACATTATTGTCTCGTCAGGCTGGTGGTCATATCCATTTTGTTGATATTGTTCCTGAACTCATGAAACAGCTCGACACTAAGCTTACTCAGTTCTATGGGAGTTCATTAACGCCTTGGTTTACCCATTGCATTGATGTTGCTAACCTCCCGATAGAACAGCATGAAGGAAGGCACCTGGTTATCATTGCTGGTGTTGGTGGCGATCTAATGGTAGACCTTTTTGAGGCCATTCATCGAAATAATCCATCCGCATCCATAGACTACCTATTGTGCCCTGTTCACCATCTGTATAGCCTTAGAAAGCGTCTTATCGAGCTGGATTTTAGACTTAAAGAAGAAACGCTCGTTGAAGACAACAAACGCTATTACGAGATACTTCTGGTTTCGTCTGAAAAGAACAGTCAATCATCACATCCTATGGTCTCTCCAGTTGGAAAAGACATTTGGAATGCCCAATCCATTCAGCAGGTTACTACCGCGAATGCTTATCTAGCTAAGACACTGTCTCACTACCAAAGACTGGCGCATCATAAGAATATTGAAGGTGATCCTGCTGATTCTCCTCAACGCATTTTAAACGCTTACCGTGGTATCAAGATAGCCAAGACATAG
- a CDS encoding M48 family metallopeptidase: MQTLFKLSVLCSTIVLTACSASPTGRNQIILFSDQEMSSLGAQSFEQMKAEQPISTNTKTNNYVQCVAKAVLTTVPAQPSFKEWEVVVFDSEQVNAFALPGGKIGVYTGLLNVAINQDQLATVIGHEIAHVLADHSNERLSQSQLANVGMQVTSVALGASEYAEYQSMTMAALGVGVQYGVILPYGRTQESEADILGLEFMAQAGFDPNQSVDLWKNMAKASGGAQPPELLSTHPSHDTRINDLKAKIQSLPSYNVAKPNCS; this comes from the coding sequence ATGCAAACCTTATTTAAATTGTCGGTTCTGTGTTCGACTATTGTTCTAACAGCTTGTAGCGCCTCTCCTACAGGCAGGAATCAGATCATCTTATTTTCCGATCAAGAGATGAGTTCGTTAGGCGCTCAGTCTTTTGAGCAAATGAAAGCAGAACAACCTATCAGTACAAACACTAAGACGAATAATTACGTTCAATGTGTCGCAAAAGCGGTGCTGACAACGGTGCCCGCACAACCCAGTTTTAAAGAATGGGAAGTGGTGGTGTTCGATAGTGAGCAAGTGAACGCCTTTGCTCTCCCTGGAGGAAAGATTGGGGTTTATACCGGGCTTTTGAACGTCGCTATCAATCAAGATCAATTGGCAACGGTTATTGGCCATGAAATCGCTCACGTTCTCGCCGATCATAGTAATGAAAGGCTGTCACAGTCACAGTTAGCCAATGTTGGAATGCAAGTGACCAGTGTAGCTTTAGGCGCTTCGGAATATGCTGAATATCAATCAATGACGATGGCTGCGTTGGGTGTGGGTGTGCAATATGGTGTTATTTTGCCTTATGGCCGAACACAAGAATCGGAAGCCGATATTTTAGGGTTAGAGTTTATGGCCCAGGCTGGTTTTGATCCAAACCAAAGCGTTGATCTTTGGAAGAATATGGCGAAAGCATCCGGAGGTGCACAACCGCCAGAGTTACTCTCCACCCACCCTTCTCATGACACGAGAATCAATGACTTAAAGGCTAAGATCCAATCACTTCCTAGCTATAATGTGGCTAAACCTAATTGTAGCTAG